In Microbacterium enclense, one genomic interval encodes:
- a CDS encoding RtcB family protein, translated as MQKLTERLVSWASLIDDKTIEQARTSSRMPFIHPHLALMPDAHLGLGATVGSVIPTLGAIMPAAVGVDIGCGMIAVKTQFHADDLDGRDLAELRQQIERAIPLSAGRDNRKIVTTAEPRVAELEALAEKAEFDPANYAGHWRNQLGSLGSGNHFIEISLDENDDVWMFLHSGSRGVGNRIAQHHITVAQRLAKQWWIELPHPDLAYLVEGSPEFTRYIRELRWAQHFALLNREEMMDRVANQLGRFLDTPVEERERINCHHNFTESERHFGKQVWVSRKGAIMADAGRPGLIPGSMGTASYVVEGLGNPVALNSSPHGAGREYSRSAARKTFTHEQLREAMAGIEYRDTDAFIDEIPQAYKPIDRVMADAADLVTVRHTLRQIVNVKGD; from the coding sequence ATGCAGAAGCTCACCGAACGACTGGTGTCGTGGGCGAGCCTGATCGATGACAAGACCATCGAGCAGGCCCGTACCTCGTCGCGCATGCCGTTCATCCACCCCCACCTGGCCCTGATGCCCGACGCCCACCTGGGCTTGGGCGCCACGGTCGGCTCGGTGATCCCGACGCTCGGCGCCATCATGCCCGCGGCCGTCGGCGTCGACATCGGCTGCGGAATGATCGCCGTCAAGACGCAGTTCCACGCCGACGACCTGGACGGTCGTGACCTCGCGGAGCTGCGGCAGCAGATCGAACGCGCCATCCCGCTGTCGGCCGGTCGCGACAACCGCAAGATCGTCACGACCGCTGAGCCGCGCGTTGCCGAGCTCGAGGCTCTCGCCGAGAAGGCCGAGTTCGATCCGGCGAACTACGCGGGGCACTGGCGGAACCAGCTGGGGTCGCTGGGAAGCGGCAACCACTTCATCGAGATCTCGCTCGACGAGAACGATGACGTGTGGATGTTCCTGCACTCCGGCTCCCGGGGCGTCGGCAATCGCATCGCGCAGCACCACATCACGGTCGCACAGCGTCTGGCGAAGCAGTGGTGGATCGAGCTTCCGCATCCCGACCTGGCCTACCTCGTCGAGGGGTCGCCGGAGTTCACCCGGTACATTCGGGAGCTCCGGTGGGCACAGCACTTCGCCCTGCTCAACCGCGAGGAGATGATGGATCGCGTCGCGAACCAGCTCGGTCGCTTCCTCGACACGCCTGTCGAAGAGCGGGAGCGGATCAACTGCCACCACAACTTCACCGAGTCCGAGAGGCACTTCGGCAAGCAGGTGTGGGTGTCGCGCAAGGGGGCGATCATGGCCGACGCCGGTCGGCCGGGGCTGATCCCGGGGTCGATGGGTACCGCGTCGTACGTGGTCGAGGGCCTCGGCAACCCCGTTGCGCTCAACTCGTCGCCGCACGGTGCGGGCCGGGAGTACTCCCGCTCCGCCGCCCGCAAGACCTTCACGCACGAGCAGTTGCGCGAGGCGATGGCGGGCATCGAGTACCGCGACACCGATGCCTTCATCGACGAGATCCCGCAGGCCTATAAGCCGATCGACCGGGTGATGGCGGATGCCGCCGACCTCGTCACGGTGCGGCACACGCTGCGCCAGATCGTCAACGTGAAGGGTGACTGA
- a CDS encoding DUF2156 domain-containing protein yields the protein MPSTLAAAPTRLTDPVRDPAAPARRTRRFAVPFATLALAALVTIVSLSPLGEAPFTDNPLDLRGLLVALFLVDDGRVLPILVAVALIVGACAERVMGTRRVLLAYVGGGVVTSVVGLVIGAIETSFLPAVPLNSPPFAGAPPIAALLVVAMAASCFSGALWRRRVRLASVFLALTLFLYSASASDLYSLVALPVGLAVGMLAGGRRATLRVQRSSHHETRVLLAALTAVTAIGPVIATVWGSGAGLLSVYGWLSYDPLTVADGVVCVVGSTVAPCPAAMTYDELQTHAGWIAVLPLVVLLVASWGILRGRRGALGLAIAVNLLVFAGMAYVFLATEPSTLADLAELRAADMASVWQTLVGLGVSALVPLAVAVTLFAFRRATPVPSARGARTAFVVTIAIAATGTLAVALAGTLAIADQFGPRPEPGRLVQTLLLHLLPPSLLPVEAVEYVPLTPAAQALWYLPAAVFWTVCVVAAARLILRSRAAHVTGDRARARAMLERGGGGSLAFMTTWGGNAYWFAPDADAGIAYRVYGGVAVTLGGAFGADRSRRDIGRAFVDYCGENGWTPVFYSVDDASREALSGLGWQQTRVADEALLDPQTWTPAGKKRQDVRTATNRAAREGVTTQWTRWGDLSFLDRAQLREISEAWVADKTIPEMGFTLGGLDEAADPAVRLMLARDAEGRIVAVTSWLPIFGDPGVTGYALDVMRRRDDAMNGVMEFVIGAVVEQTRADGCAVLSLSGSPLASHREGDANDLPAVDRLLEQLSALLEPAYGFRSLATFKKKFQPDFASMWMLYPDAVHLPSIGLALLRCYVPGLTLAGAARLGARLRPARETSGTEVPA from the coding sequence ATGCCTTCGACCCTCGCCGCGGCACCGACGCGGCTCACCGATCCCGTCCGCGACCCGGCGGCACCCGCCCGCCGGACTCGTCGTTTCGCGGTGCCGTTCGCCACTCTCGCGCTCGCCGCGCTCGTCACGATCGTGAGCCTGTCGCCGCTGGGCGAGGCACCGTTCACCGACAACCCGCTCGACCTCCGCGGCCTGCTGGTGGCGCTCTTCCTGGTGGACGACGGCCGAGTCCTGCCGATCCTCGTCGCGGTCGCTCTGATCGTCGGTGCCTGCGCGGAGCGCGTGATGGGCACCCGTCGCGTGCTCCTCGCCTATGTCGGGGGTGGCGTGGTCACCTCGGTGGTGGGGCTCGTCATCGGGGCGATCGAGACGTCGTTCCTGCCCGCGGTCCCCTTGAACTCACCGCCGTTCGCCGGCGCCCCGCCGATCGCCGCACTTCTGGTGGTGGCCATGGCGGCGAGCTGCTTCTCCGGTGCCCTGTGGCGCCGACGAGTGCGTTTGGCGAGCGTCTTCCTGGCACTCACGCTCTTCCTCTACTCCGCTTCGGCGAGCGACCTGTATTCCCTCGTCGCCCTGCCCGTCGGTCTCGCGGTCGGGATGCTCGCGGGCGGCCGCCGCGCGACGTTGCGCGTGCAGCGCAGTTCTCACCACGAGACGCGGGTGCTGCTGGCCGCCCTCACCGCCGTGACCGCGATCGGCCCGGTCATCGCCACCGTGTGGGGGAGCGGCGCCGGCCTGCTCTCCGTCTACGGCTGGCTCTCCTACGACCCGCTCACCGTGGCCGACGGGGTGGTCTGCGTCGTGGGGTCGACGGTGGCGCCGTGCCCGGCGGCGATGACCTACGACGAGTTGCAGACGCACGCCGGGTGGATCGCCGTCCTCCCGCTGGTCGTGTTGCTGGTGGCATCCTGGGGCATCCTGCGGGGGCGCCGGGGTGCGCTGGGACTGGCGATCGCGGTGAACCTCCTCGTGTTCGCCGGAATGGCGTACGTCTTCCTCGCCACCGAACCCTCGACCCTGGCCGACCTCGCGGAGCTGCGCGCGGCCGACATGGCATCGGTCTGGCAGACGCTCGTCGGTCTCGGGGTCAGCGCCCTCGTTCCTCTCGCCGTCGCGGTGACGTTGTTCGCCTTCCGTCGTGCCACGCCTGTCCCGTCGGCGCGCGGGGCGCGCACGGCGTTCGTCGTCACGATCGCGATCGCCGCCACGGGCACGCTCGCGGTCGCGCTCGCCGGAACCCTCGCCATTGCGGATCAGTTCGGTCCGCGCCCGGAGCCGGGTCGTCTGGTGCAGACGCTGCTCCTCCACCTGCTTCCGCCGTCGTTGCTCCCCGTCGAGGCGGTCGAGTACGTTCCCCTCACTCCGGCGGCCCAGGCCCTCTGGTATCTGCCGGCGGCGGTGTTCTGGACGGTCTGTGTCGTCGCCGCGGCACGTCTGATCCTCCGCTCCCGCGCCGCCCACGTCACGGGCGACCGCGCGCGAGCCCGGGCCATGCTCGAGCGCGGGGGCGGCGGCTCGCTCGCGTTCATGACGACATGGGGCGGCAACGCGTACTGGTTCGCTCCGGATGCGGACGCGGGCATCGCCTATCGGGTGTACGGCGGAGTCGCCGTGACCCTCGGTGGCGCGTTCGGCGCCGACAGGTCGCGCCGCGACATCGGTCGCGCGTTCGTCGACTACTGCGGCGAGAACGGGTGGACCCCGGTGTTCTACAGCGTCGACGACGCCTCCCGCGAGGCCCTGTCCGGCCTCGGGTGGCAGCAGACCCGTGTCGCCGATGAGGCGCTGCTCGACCCGCAGACCTGGACGCCCGCGGGCAAGAAGCGTCAAGACGTGCGCACCGCTACCAACCGCGCCGCGCGCGAGGGAGTCACGACGCAGTGGACGCGGTGGGGCGACCTGTCGTTCCTCGACCGCGCTCAGCTCCGGGAGATCTCCGAGGCGTGGGTCGCCGACAAGACGATCCCCGAGATGGGCTTCACCCTCGGGGGACTGGATGAGGCGGCCGATCCCGCCGTCCGGCTCATGCTCGCCCGCGACGCCGAGGGGCGCATCGTCGCGGTGACGAGCTGGCTGCCGATCTTCGGCGACCCCGGTGTCACCGGCTACGCGCTCGACGTGATGCGCCGACGCGATGACGCGATGAACGGCGTCATGGAGTTCGTCATCGGCGCTGTCGTCGAACAGACGCGGGCCGACGGCTGCGCCGTGCTCAGCCTCTCCGGTTCGCCGTTGGCATCCCATCGGGAGGGGGATGCCAACGACCTGCCCGCCGTGGATCGGCTGCTCGAGCAGCTCAGCGCCCTGCTGGAGCCGGCGTACGGGTTCCGCTCCCTCGCCACCTTCAAGAAGAAGTTCCAGCCGGACTTCGCCTCGATGTGGATGCTCTACCCCGACGCCGTGCACCTGCCGTCCATCGGTCTTGCGTTGCTGCGCTGCTACGTGCCGGGGCTGACTCTCGCCGGCGCGGCGCGTCTCGGTGCCCGACTGCGCCCCGCGCGCGAGACGTCGGGAACGGAGGTACCGGCGTGA
- a CDS encoding Fpg/Nei family DNA glycosylase — MPEGDSVYRLRRRLDAVTTGREVREGELRSGAAAGTSLAGRRIRGYDTHGKHLLTRFDDDTTLHTHLRMQGSWTITRPGRALPTAAREKARVRLRLDDGREVWGLDVPVVDLIPTMREADVIGYLGPDPLRDDWDAAEAVRRLSARPERRFVAALLDQTRIAGLGNLWVNELAFLRGIHPFAPIGATDLDALVALAARALRISATVPGMYQVTTGNQRKGSSHWVAGRAGRPCLRCGTRVLVRDEVANDPEQRRTWWCPRCQPVPAGADVGTPG; from the coding sequence GTGCCGGAGGGCGACAGCGTCTACCGCCTGCGCCGACGCCTCGATGCGGTGACGACCGGGCGGGAGGTCCGCGAGGGGGAGCTGCGTTCGGGGGCGGCGGCCGGCACGTCGCTGGCGGGACGGCGTATCCGGGGTTACGACACCCACGGCAAGCACCTCCTGACGCGTTTCGACGACGACACGACCCTGCACACGCATCTGCGGATGCAGGGCAGCTGGACCATCACGCGCCCCGGCCGTGCCCTCCCGACGGCCGCACGGGAGAAGGCGCGCGTGCGACTCCGCCTCGACGACGGGCGCGAGGTGTGGGGACTCGATGTGCCCGTGGTCGACCTCATCCCGACGATGCGCGAGGCCGACGTGATCGGATACCTCGGTCCGGACCCGCTGCGAGACGACTGGGATGCCGCGGAGGCTGTGCGACGCCTGTCGGCCCGGCCCGAGCGTCGCTTCGTCGCGGCACTGCTCGACCAGACGCGCATCGCCGGGCTCGGCAACCTCTGGGTGAACGAACTCGCGTTTCTGCGCGGCATCCATCCCTTCGCGCCCATCGGTGCGACCGACCTCGATGCTCTGGTCGCGCTCGCGGCACGCGCCCTGCGGATCTCGGCGACCGTGCCGGGGATGTATCAGGTGACGACCGGGAATCAGCGCAAAGGATCGTCGCACTGGGTGGCCGGCCGGGCGGGGAGGCCGTGTCTGCGCTGCGGCACGCGCGTCCTGGTGCGCGACGAGGTGGCGAACGATCCCGAGCAGCGACGCACGTGGTGGTGCCCGCGCTGCCAGCCGGTACCGGCCGGAGCGGATGTCGGAACCCCCGGGTAG
- a CDS encoding DUF5684 domain-containing protein yields MLTSSPYSITEQTSIFALSATNSLIGLAVYVLLVVALWRVFTKAGYPGWLAIIPIVNLVFLTKIAGFSGWFALLYLIPVVGFVFYIIVSIRVGRAFGHGWFFSIVLLVLLHIIGYLILAFSSDTYRAERI; encoded by the coding sequence ATGCTGACTTCGAGCCCGTACTCCATCACCGAGCAGACCTCGATCTTCGCGCTCAGCGCGACCAACTCCCTCATCGGCCTCGCCGTGTACGTCCTCCTGGTCGTCGCGCTGTGGCGCGTCTTCACCAAGGCCGGCTACCCCGGCTGGCTGGCGATCATCCCCATCGTGAACCTCGTCTTCCTGACGAAGATCGCCGGGTTCTCGGGGTGGTTCGCACTGCTGTACCTGATCCCGGTCGTCGGGTTCGTGTTCTACATCATCGTGTCGATCCGTGTCGGCCGCGCCTTCGGCCACGGGTGGTTCTTCTCGATCGTGCTGCTGGTCCTGCTGCACATCATCGGCTACCTCATCCTGGCGTTCAGCAGCGACACCTACCGCGCCGAGCGGATCTGA
- a CDS encoding MarR family transcriptional regulator produces MTDVDTANRSATSAEPTYWYGDEPADRRKRHKAVLEALRIYRAAEVAMRRRTRDSMSMGENELLVLRFLLRDSTKQVRPGELTRYLGLSTASTTALLDRLERSGHIIRVANPDDRRSIFIQSTPRADAEVRQTLGNMHDRMLSAVIDMSPEEAATVVTFLHRMSDAVDGVAAETTPVDSP; encoded by the coding sequence GTGACCGACGTCGATACCGCGAACCGCAGTGCCACGAGCGCCGAGCCCACCTATTGGTACGGGGACGAGCCTGCAGATCGCCGCAAACGCCACAAGGCGGTCCTCGAGGCTCTGCGCATCTACCGCGCCGCCGAAGTGGCCATGCGTCGCCGAACGCGCGACTCGATGTCGATGGGGGAGAACGAGCTTCTCGTCCTGAGATTCCTCCTCCGCGACTCGACCAAACAGGTTCGGCCGGGGGAGTTGACGAGGTACCTCGGACTCTCCACGGCGTCGACGACCGCCCTGCTCGACCGGCTGGAGCGCTCCGGCCACATCATCCGGGTCGCCAACCCCGACGACCGGCGCAGCATCTTCATCCAGTCGACGCCTCGTGCCGACGCCGAGGTGCGCCAGACGCTGGGCAACATGCACGACCGCATGCTCTCGGCTGTGATCGACATGTCGCCGGAAGAGGCCGCCACCGTCGTGACCTTCCTGCATCGCATGAGCGACGCCGTCGACGGTGTCGCCGCCGAGACCACGCCGGTCGACTCCCCGTGA
- a CDS encoding transglutaminase family protein has translation MPRRVTAELDLDLGASVDLIFQITAAQGVPLASETLTFSQGDRLYTPTEIVDQSGSRLHRLSAEQGPLTVRYDALVQGASQTPHTSDLETITYLRPSRYCQSDEVFAQARRQFRGLAGADLLAAVSTFVASTVTYTPGLSLGTDSAVTTLMTGQGVCRDYAHVVIALLRAMDMPARYAACFAPGLEPMDFHAVAEAYLDGAWYVVDATRLADRRSLVRIATGRDAADCAFLSYHGGYVGLERLHVDAVLEAEAFTAPDDHEALVQIA, from the coding sequence GTGCCGCGCCGGGTGACCGCTGAACTCGACCTCGATCTGGGGGCGTCCGTCGACCTCATCTTCCAGATCACCGCCGCCCAGGGCGTGCCCCTGGCCAGCGAAACGCTGACCTTCTCGCAGGGGGATCGTCTGTACACCCCGACGGAGATTGTCGACCAATCCGGGAGCCGTCTGCACCGGCTGAGTGCCGAGCAGGGGCCTTTGACCGTTCGCTACGACGCGCTCGTGCAGGGCGCGTCCCAGACCCCGCACACGAGCGATCTCGAGACGATCACCTACCTCCGTCCGAGCCGGTACTGCCAGTCCGACGAGGTCTTCGCTCAGGCCCGCCGACAGTTCCGGGGTCTCGCCGGAGCCGACCTCCTGGCCGCGGTCTCGACCTTCGTCGCCTCGACGGTGACGTACACACCTGGCCTCAGCCTCGGCACCGACAGTGCCGTCACGACCCTGATGACGGGTCAGGGCGTCTGCCGCGACTACGCCCACGTCGTCATCGCTCTCCTGCGGGCGATGGACATGCCCGCGCGCTACGCGGCCTGCTTCGCGCCAGGGCTCGAACCCATGGACTTCCACGCGGTCGCCGAGGCGTACCTCGACGGTGCCTGGTACGTCGTGGATGCGACCCGGCTTGCCGACCGCCGCTCGCTCGTGCGCATCGCGACCGGTCGCGATGCCGCCGACTGCGCGTTCCTCAGCTACCACGGAGGCTACGTCGGTCTCGAGCGCCTACACGTCGACGCGGTCCTCGAAGCGGAGGCGTTCACCGCTCCCGACGATCACGAGGCCCTCGTCCAGATCGCCTGA
- a CDS encoding spore photoproduct lyase family protein has translation MAVLRENLLRVTRIYAEDAALELERGREIVARWPDAHIVPIASHWQIPEVHGDETNVARWVRIKTEALVLGVKKSVATRVNGRSADFIAPSLSNGCAMACAYCYVPRRKGYSNPITVFANIDQITRHLARHVAVRGQKTEPNQCDPEAWVYDIGENGDCSVDAMISENVRDVCDLFRMMPTAKASFATKFVNRDLLEWDPAGRTRIRFSLMPAATARVTDLRTSPMSERIAAINDFVDAGFEVHVNFSPVILTPTWLADWEALFDEIDAVLHARAKAQLACEIIFLTHNEGLHEVNLGWHPTGEELLWTPAAQEEKRSQNGAVNVRYRHPLKAQSVAALTALIDRRLPYCRVRYAF, from the coding sequence ATGGCCGTCCTTCGCGAGAACCTGCTGCGCGTGACCCGCATCTATGCGGAAGACGCCGCGCTCGAGCTCGAGCGCGGGCGGGAGATCGTCGCGCGCTGGCCCGACGCCCACATCGTGCCCATCGCGTCGCACTGGCAGATCCCCGAGGTGCACGGCGACGAGACGAACGTCGCACGCTGGGTGCGCATCAAGACCGAGGCGCTCGTGCTCGGCGTCAAGAAGAGCGTCGCGACGCGGGTGAACGGCCGCTCGGCGGATTTCATCGCGCCGTCGCTGTCCAACGGGTGCGCCATGGCCTGCGCGTACTGCTACGTCCCGCGACGGAAGGGCTACAGCAACCCGATCACCGTGTTCGCGAACATCGATCAGATCACGCGCCACCTCGCGCGGCATGTCGCGGTGCGCGGGCAGAAGACCGAGCCCAACCAGTGCGACCCCGAGGCGTGGGTGTACGACATCGGTGAGAACGGCGACTGCTCGGTCGACGCGATGATCAGCGAGAACGTGCGCGACGTGTGCGATCTGTTCCGCATGATGCCGACGGCCAAGGCGTCATTCGCGACGAAGTTCGTCAATCGCGACCTGCTCGAGTGGGATCCGGCCGGCCGGACCCGCATCCGGTTCTCGCTCATGCCCGCGGCGACGGCCCGCGTCACCGATCTGCGCACTTCTCCGATGTCGGAGCGCATCGCCGCGATCAACGACTTCGTCGACGCGGGATTCGAGGTTCACGTCAACTTCTCCCCGGTGATTCTCACTCCGACGTGGCTCGCCGATTGGGAAGCTCTCTTCGACGAGATCGACGCGGTCCTCCACGCGCGGGCGAAGGCGCAACTCGCGTGCGAGATCATCTTCCTCACGCACAACGAGGGCCTGCACGAGGTCAATCTCGGATGGCATCCCACGGGCGAAGAGCTGTTGTGGACGCCTGCCGCACAAGAAGAGAAGCGCTCGCAGAACGGCGCGGTGAACGTTCGCTACCGACACCCGCTGAAGGCGCAGAGTGTGGCGGCACTCACCGCGCTCATCGATCGGAGACTCCCGTACTGCCGTGTGCGGTACGCCTTCTGA
- the argS gene encoding arginine--tRNA ligase → MDPAALSAALLAVIAPLAEARREGSSEGLSVADLPLERPKNRDHGDWASNAAMKLAKVVGANPREFAAEIAAGLETVDGIASVEVAGPGFINIRLDAAAAGALAKTIVDQGAAFGTNDSRADEIINLEFVSANPTGPIHLGGTRWAALGDALARILSSQGAKVTREYYFNDHGAQIDRFARSLLAAHQGDPTPDDGYGGAYIGDIARRVAEAYDGDIDALDTDAKQEAFRELGVNFMFTEIKDSLHEFGVDFDVYFHENDLHDSGAVERAVARLRELGHIFEADGATWLRSTEFGDDKDRVIIKSDGQPAYISGDLAYYLDKRERGFNRCIIMLGADHHGYVQRLMAMCAAFGDEPNVNLQVLIGQMVNLVKDGQPMRMSKRAGTVVTLEDLVEIVGVDAARYALTRSSADSNLDIDLDVLQKRTNDNPVFYVQYAHARTHNVARNAHASGVDRSEFAPELLDHETESALLGALQEFPRVVAHAADVREPHRVARYLEEVAGLYHRWYDNCRVIPLGDAPVEPVHRTRLWLNDATGQVLRNGLTLLGVSAPERM, encoded by the coding sequence ATGGATCCCGCTGCCCTCTCCGCCGCCCTGCTCGCCGTCATCGCCCCGCTCGCGGAGGCGCGACGAGAGGGCTCTTCAGAGGGTCTGAGCGTCGCCGATCTGCCGCTCGAACGGCCGAAGAACCGCGACCACGGCGACTGGGCGTCCAACGCTGCGATGAAGCTCGCGAAGGTCGTCGGCGCGAACCCCCGCGAGTTCGCCGCGGAGATCGCCGCGGGCCTCGAGACCGTCGACGGCATCGCGAGCGTCGAGGTCGCCGGCCCCGGCTTCATCAACATCCGCCTCGACGCGGCTGCCGCGGGTGCCCTCGCCAAGACGATCGTCGACCAGGGTGCGGCGTTCGGCACGAACGATTCTCGCGCCGACGAGATCATCAACCTCGAGTTCGTCAGCGCCAACCCCACCGGTCCGATCCACCTCGGCGGGACCCGCTGGGCCGCCCTGGGCGATGCCCTCGCCCGGATCCTGTCGTCGCAGGGCGCCAAGGTCACCCGCGAGTACTACTTCAACGATCACGGCGCGCAGATCGACCGCTTCGCGCGCAGCCTCCTGGCGGCGCACCAGGGCGACCCGACCCCCGACGACGGGTACGGCGGTGCCTACATCGGCGACATCGCCCGACGCGTCGCCGAGGCGTACGACGGCGACATCGACGCCCTCGACACGGATGCCAAGCAGGAGGCCTTCCGCGAGCTCGGCGTGAACTTCATGTTCACCGAGATCAAAGACTCCCTGCACGAGTTCGGCGTGGACTTCGACGTCTACTTCCACGAGAACGACCTGCACGACTCGGGCGCCGTGGAACGTGCCGTGGCCCGTCTGCGTGAACTCGGTCACATCTTCGAGGCCGACGGCGCCACGTGGCTGCGCTCGACCGAATTCGGTGACGACAAAGACCGCGTCATCATCAAATCCGACGGGCAGCCCGCCTACATCTCGGGCGACCTCGCCTACTACCTCGACAAGCGCGAGCGCGGGTTCAACCGCTGCATCATCATGCTCGGTGCCGACCACCACGGCTACGTGCAGCGGTTGATGGCGATGTGCGCCGCTTTCGGTGACGAACCCAACGTCAACCTGCAGGTGCTCATCGGCCAGATGGTCAACCTCGTCAAGGACGGCCAGCCGATGCGCATGTCCAAGCGCGCGGGCACCGTGGTCACCCTGGAGGATCTCGTCGAGATCGTCGGAGTGGATGCCGCCCGCTACGCCCTCACGCGCAGTTCCGCCGACTCCAACCTCGACATCGACCTCGACGTGCTGCAGAAGCGCACGAACGACAACCCGGTGTTCTACGTGCAGTACGCGCACGCGCGGACGCACAACGTCGCGCGCAACGCGCACGCCTCCGGGGTCGACCGGTCGGAGTTCGCACCCGAGCTGCTCGACCACGAGACCGAGTCCGCGCTCCTGGGAGCGCTTCAGGAATTCCCGCGTGTCGTCGCGCACGCCGCCGACGTCCGCGAGCCGCACCGGGTCGCCCGCTACCTCGAAGAGGTCGCCGGGCTCTACCACCGCTGGTACGACAACTGCCGGGTCATCCCGCTCGGTGACGCCCCCGTCG
- a CDS encoding DUF6458 family protein gives MSIGAGIALFVIGAILAFAVNLPNDYVSLSLVGYIMMGAGVVVFVIGLVLLMRRRQTDTVTRTEGAGGAQVTRSTTRSSNDDLV, from the coding sequence ATGAGTATCGGAGCCGGCATCGCGCTGTTCGTCATCGGGGCCATCCTCGCCTTCGCGGTGAACCTTCCCAACGACTACGTCAGCCTCAGCCTCGTCGGCTACATCATGATGGGTGCGGGCGTCGTCGTCTTCGTCATCGGCCTCGTCCTGCTGATGCGGCGTCGCCAGACCGACACCGTCACCCGTACCGAGGGTGCCGGGGGAGCGCAGGTCACGCGCTCCACCACGCGCAGCTCGAACGACGACCTCGTGTGA
- a CDS encoding peptide ABC transporter permease, producing MDIAVLPRTTPATSTRTTWAKVDTGFWVAHRGGEYFGCVDQVAGGFVSRDAHGIPIGRYDALAEARSSLRSTTHPVNTTRRMRLERASVAAATAIGGTALAFALTAGAIAPLL from the coding sequence ATGGACATCGCCGTTCTCCCCCGGACCACCCCGGCGACGTCGACGCGCACGACCTGGGCGAAGGTCGACACCGGATTCTGGGTCGCGCATCGTGGCGGCGAGTACTTCGGATGCGTCGACCAGGTCGCCGGCGGCTTCGTGTCGCGCGATGCGCACGGCATCCCCATCGGCCGCTATGACGCTCTCGCCGAGGCGAGGTCGTCGTTGCGCAGCACGACGCACCCGGTCAACACCACGCGACGCATGCGTCTGGAACGCGCATCCGTCGCCGCGGCCACCGCGATCGGCGGGACCGCCCTCGCTTTCGCATTGACCGCCGGCGCGATCGCCCCGCTGCTGTGA
- a CDS encoding serine/threonine-protein kinase, with translation MTEPISTVAFDASAEDLFDGRYRLGRVLGQGGYARVYEAVDTSLGRTVALKVIDGDGADPADAARVRSEIRLLASLSHPSLVTLYDARLAANPAYLSMELIAGPTLTDLIARGPIPGPDVARVGREIAEALAVIHSRGIVHRDVKPSNILIRPPAHAGEAPRATLADFGIASLVGATRVTRAETVVGTAAYLSPEQARGMPAAPASDVYSLGLVLLEALTGTRPFDGRTPHEALAARLVTPPEIPAPIPPAWREVLERMTAVDPAERPDAAGLIAAFRPLSDVSVPTESVGATTAVLPGAAQTQTRVLPGSADPGDAPTRVFEKQRPRRSRRVLLVASLLGLLLLGGGIAVAVGVSGASTSVSPDLPTLPAPLDQHLDDLWKEVGP, from the coding sequence ATGACTGAACCGATCTCCACCGTTGCGTTCGACGCGTCCGCCGAAGACCTCTTCGACGGACGATATCGGCTCGGACGCGTGCTCGGGCAGGGTGGATATGCCCGCGTATACGAAGCGGTGGACACGTCGCTCGGTCGCACCGTCGCCCTCAAAGTCATCGACGGAGACGGCGCCGATCCGGCGGATGCGGCGCGCGTCCGATCCGAGATCCGACTGCTGGCGTCCCTCTCTCATCCTTCGCTCGTCACGCTGTACGACGCACGTCTCGCGGCGAACCCGGCCTACCTGTCGATGGAGCTCATCGCGGGTCCCACCCTCACCGACCTGATCGCCCGCGGTCCGATTCCCGGGCCGGATGTCGCGCGCGTCGGCCGCGAGATCGCCGAGGCCCTTGCGGTCATCCACTCCCGCGGGATCGTTCACCGCGACGTGAAGCCCTCGAACATCCTCATCCGCCCGCCCGCGCACGCGGGTGAGGCGCCGCGCGCGACGCTGGCCGACTTCGGCATCGCCTCCCTCGTGGGGGCCACGCGCGTCACGCGGGCCGAGACGGTCGTCGGCACCGCCGCATACCTCAGTCCCGAACAGGCCCGAGGGATGCCGGCCGCCCCCGCGAGCGACGTCTACTCGCTCGGGCTCGTCCTGCTGGAGGCCCTCACCGGAACGCGCCCGTTCGACGGCCGAACCCCGCACGAAGCGCTCGCGGCGCGTCTGGTGACGCCGCCGGAGATCCCCGCCCCGATTCCGCCCGCGTGGCGCGAGGTCCTCGAACGGATGACGGCCGTGGACCCCGCCGAGCGACCGGATGCCGCGGGCCTCATCGCCGCATTCCGGCCGCTGTCCGACGTGTCGGTGCCGACCGAGTCCGTCGGGGCCACGACGGCCGTGCTCCCGGGTGCGGCGCAGACGCAGACCCGTGTGCTCCCCGGGTCGGCCGATCCGGGTGACGCCCCGACCCGGGTCTTCGAGAAGCAGCGCCCGCGCCGATCTCGCCGCGTCCTGCTCGTGGCATCCCTGCTGGGCCTCCTGCTCCTCGGCGGAGGTATCGCTGTCGCGGTCGGGGTCTCCGGTGCCTCCACGAGTGTGTCACCCGACCTGCCGACTCTTCCCGCCCCCCTCGACCAGCATCTGGACGATCTGTGGAAGGAGGTCGGACCGTGA